From a region of the Labilithrix sp. genome:
- the rnk gene encoding nucleoside diphosphate kinase regulator, whose product MEALGETPITLTEPDVGRLGSLLCTRVGLAYRSEARRLRGELRRARVVRAMSVPPDVVTMNSTVCFEDVGAGASRSATLVYPWRAHERSTVNVLSPLGTVLLGLRVGDLVAWTLDDGAAKVLRVIALPYQPEAAGHWHL is encoded by the coding sequence ATGGAGGCGCTGGGCGAGACGCCGATCACGCTGACCGAGCCCGACGTCGGGCGTCTCGGATCGCTCTTGTGCACGCGGGTCGGGCTCGCGTATCGCTCCGAGGCGCGCCGGCTCCGCGGTGAGCTCCGCCGCGCCCGCGTCGTGCGCGCGATGAGCGTCCCGCCCGACGTCGTCACGATGAACTCCACCGTCTGCTTCGAAGACGTCGGCGCCGGCGCCTCGCGGAGCGCGACGCTCGTGTATCCGTGGCGCGCGCACGAGCGCTCCACCGTCAACGTCCTCTCGCCGCTCGGCACCGTGCTCCTCGGCCTCCGCGTCGGCGACCTCGTGGCGTGGACCCTCGACGACGGCGCGGCGAAGGTCCTCCGCGTCATCGCGCTGCCGTATCAACCCGAGGCCGCGGGGCACTGGCACCTCTGA
- a CDS encoding CBS domain-containing protein, producing MDVNGDDEAAKKDKTSAGELEGPDRARYVRALLNDLRALERMVDEDMFEKNVAMIGAEQEMFLVDRAFNASPTALQVIEKVADKHFTTELGLFNLEMNADPQPLAGSGFSKLEAQLHELYAKVKGACSEMGVKPVLSGILPTLQRTDLSLDNMVPNPRYLTLNRVMRQAKGEDYDISIKGLDELNVKSESLMFEACNASFQVHLQALEPKDFGHFYDVAQLVLAPTMALGTNSPLLLGQRLWAETRITLFEQSCDIRTRDLHARQDVPRVGFGTQWHTDGGVVGIFKENVTRYRPLVGMSGEEDSSGILAKGGVPELRALRLHGGTVYRWNRACYGISPSGKPHLRIELRILPSGPSIIDEVANAAFWIGLMRELTETVEDLPARMEFENAKQNFYNASREGLSARFVWLDGQDVIAQPFILDHLLPLAERGLARGGVDDAEAKKYLSVIDKRVRSLHTGTRWALRSLQDMKPRGRGNRGEELAALVAATIARQETARPVSEWERARIDELPARKTGWERVSQYMQTDLLTVHPSDPVELAADIMTWERIRHLPVEDENGKFLGVVTSRAVLRHYARRLGLPTESSSMLPRSDSSTSLIAEIVRTTGTSSGTGSSPPPGVTTVGDVMRADLVTIPPDTSTLEAIKLMRTHRIGCLPVVKDGRIVAMVMEEDFMGIAADLLEEKIQSQ from the coding sequence ATGGACGTCAACGGCGACGACGAAGCAGCGAAGAAGGACAAGACGTCGGCGGGGGAGCTGGAAGGGCCCGACCGCGCGCGCTACGTCCGCGCGCTCCTGAACGATCTGCGCGCGCTCGAGCGCATGGTCGACGAGGACATGTTCGAGAAGAACGTGGCGATGATCGGCGCGGAGCAGGAGATGTTCCTCGTCGATCGCGCGTTCAACGCGTCGCCGACCGCGCTCCAGGTCATCGAGAAGGTCGCGGACAAGCACTTCACGACCGAGCTCGGTCTCTTCAACCTCGAGATGAACGCGGACCCGCAGCCCCTCGCCGGGAGCGGCTTCTCGAAGCTGGAGGCGCAGCTCCACGAGCTCTACGCCAAGGTCAAAGGCGCGTGCTCCGAGATGGGCGTGAAGCCGGTCCTCTCCGGCATCCTCCCGACCCTGCAGCGCACGGACCTCTCGCTCGACAACATGGTCCCGAACCCGCGCTACCTCACGCTGAACCGCGTGATGCGCCAGGCGAAGGGCGAGGACTACGACATCTCGATCAAGGGGCTGGACGAGCTCAACGTGAAGAGCGAGTCCCTCATGTTCGAGGCCTGCAACGCCTCGTTCCAGGTCCATCTCCAGGCGCTCGAGCCGAAGGACTTCGGTCACTTCTACGACGTCGCGCAGCTCGTCCTCGCGCCGACGATGGCGCTCGGCACGAACTCGCCGCTCCTCCTCGGCCAGCGCCTCTGGGCGGAGACGCGCATCACGCTCTTCGAGCAGTCGTGCGACATCCGCACGCGCGACCTCCACGCGCGGCAGGACGTCCCGCGCGTCGGCTTCGGCACGCAGTGGCACACCGACGGCGGCGTGGTCGGCATCTTCAAGGAGAACGTGACGCGCTACCGCCCGCTCGTCGGCATGAGCGGCGAGGAGGACTCGAGCGGCATCCTCGCGAAGGGCGGCGTCCCCGAGCTCCGCGCGCTCCGCCTCCACGGCGGCACGGTCTATCGCTGGAACCGCGCGTGTTACGGCATCTCGCCGAGCGGCAAGCCGCACCTCCGGATCGAGCTCCGCATCCTCCCGTCGGGCCCCTCCATCATCGACGAGGTCGCGAACGCCGCGTTCTGGATCGGCCTCATGCGCGAGCTCACCGAGACGGTGGAGGACCTCCCCGCGCGGATGGAGTTCGAGAACGCGAAGCAGAATTTCTACAACGCCTCGCGCGAGGGCCTCTCCGCGCGCTTCGTGTGGCTCGACGGCCAGGACGTCATCGCGCAGCCGTTCATCCTCGATCACCTCCTCCCGCTCGCGGAGCGTGGCCTCGCGCGCGGCGGCGTCGACGACGCAGAGGCGAAGAAGTACCTCTCCGTCATCGACAAGCGCGTCCGCTCGCTCCACACCGGCACGCGCTGGGCGCTCCGCTCGCTCCAGGACATGAAGCCGCGCGGCCGCGGCAACCGGGGCGAGGAGCTCGCCGCCCTCGTCGCCGCGACGATCGCGCGGCAGGAGACGGCGCGTCCGGTCTCGGAGTGGGAGCGCGCGCGCATCGACGAGCTCCCCGCGCGGAAGACGGGCTGGGAGCGCGTCTCGCAATACATGCAGACGGACCTCCTCACCGTTCACCCGAGCGATCCGGTGGAGCTCGCGGCGGACATCATGACGTGGGAGCGCATTCGGCATTTGCCGGTCGAGGACGAGAACGGCAAGTTCCTCGGCGTGGTCACGTCGCGCGCGGTGCTCCGTCACTACGCGCGCCGCCTCGGCCTGCCGACCGAGAGCTCGAGCATGCTCCCGCGGAGCGACAGCTCCACCTCCCTCATCGCGGAGATCGTCCGCACGACCGGGACGTCGAGCGGCACCGGCAGCTCCCCTCCCCCGGGCGTGACGACCGTGGGCGACGTCATGCGCGCGGATCTCGTCACGATTCCGCCGGACACCTCCACCCTCGAAGCGATCAAGCTGATGCGTACGCACCGCATCGGCTGCTTGCCAGTCGTCAAAGATGGTCGCATCGTTGCAATGGTGATGGAGGAGGACTTCATGGGCATCGCCGCCGACCTCCTCGAAGAGAAGATCCAAAGCCAATGA
- a CDS encoding RNA polymerase sigma factor — translation MEENAALVEGLRRGDVAAFDRVYAVHSARVFSFLLRLSGRRDAAEDLAQETWIKLAKAAPSLREDTRLAPFLFTVARNAFVSWRRWAMLDLSRLVTLGFDSASDAAAGADAPDTLHDRNADIARLDAALRALPVASREVLLLVGVEGFEQEEAATILGVEYAALRKRLSRARAELAAAMEKLEKKGAPGPRPKEAV, via the coding sequence GTGGAGGAGAATGCGGCCCTCGTCGAGGGGCTCCGGCGCGGCGACGTCGCCGCGTTCGATCGCGTCTACGCGGTCCACTCTGCGCGCGTGTTCTCGTTTCTCCTTCGTCTCTCGGGCCGGCGCGACGCCGCGGAGGACCTCGCGCAGGAGACGTGGATCAAGCTCGCGAAGGCCGCCCCGAGCTTGCGCGAGGACACGCGGCTCGCGCCGTTCCTCTTCACCGTCGCGCGGAACGCGTTCGTGAGCTGGCGGCGCTGGGCGATGCTCGACCTCTCGCGACTCGTGACGCTCGGCTTCGACAGCGCGAGCGACGCCGCCGCCGGCGCCGACGCGCCGGACACGCTCCACGACCGCAACGCCGACATCGCGCGCCTCGACGCCGCGCTCCGCGCGCTCCCCGTCGCGTCACGCGAGGTGCTGCTCCTCGTCGGCGTGGAGGGCTTCGAGCAGGAAGAGGCCGCGACGATCCTCGGCGTCGAATACGCCGCGCTCCGCAAGCGCCTGAGCCGCGCTCGCGCCGAGCTTGCGGCGGCGATGGAAAAGCTCGAAAAGAAGGGCGCGCCTGGACCGCGCCCGAAGGAGGCCGTATGA
- a CDS encoding protein kinase yields MDPRQTGWIGAIIGNRWRIDSRIARGGVATVFKASERGGPNVAVKIMHPEYSRNLDARGRFLREGYVANKVGHPSVVKVLHDGAEPDGAVYLVMELLEEGELLETKRERLGGKLLPDEVARLGDQLLDVLAAAHEKGIVHRDIKPENLYVLGDGTLKVLDFGIAHIKEGVAKAEPTATGLLLGTPDFMSPEQAQGMRGTIDPQTDVYAVGATLFTLLSGEAVHVETALGTLLHATASKQARSLAATRAKATIPEELIAVVDKALMLQKAQRWASARAMQEGLRKAMPPTRTQALRPIKIPPVAPRVGTASAKPPAPLAPGVKATPVKPPRPALEEPKPPSDRTVMELPRVEEPKPPSDRTVMALPRIEEPKPASDRTVVHGGPLRGLADDPAWTKPFAEGELDGGHTVALADAPPLPAPRAKAPSAVDAQGETQAVDPALLPIPPPPRTPSIAPPPMSLAPNTPPMHQLPQPTNPAYAPPAPRHASMAPPPGHHSMPPPPAPPGQQFNSFPPPAPATPRGGQGYRDLGSGSSPLMPKMIAAEPEKSAKPRSILVAEIILAALVVITLSIGGCLLLRR; encoded by the coding sequence ATGGATCCCCGTCAGACCGGCTGGATCGGCGCCATCATCGGGAACCGGTGGCGCATCGACTCACGCATCGCGCGCGGCGGCGTCGCGACCGTGTTCAAGGCGAGCGAGCGCGGCGGCCCCAACGTCGCGGTGAAGATCATGCACCCGGAGTATTCGCGGAACCTCGACGCGCGCGGGCGCTTCCTGCGCGAGGGGTACGTCGCGAACAAGGTCGGGCACCCCAGCGTCGTGAAGGTGCTCCACGACGGGGCGGAGCCCGACGGCGCGGTCTACCTCGTGATGGAGCTGCTCGAGGAGGGCGAGCTGCTCGAGACGAAGCGCGAGCGGCTCGGCGGCAAGCTCCTCCCCGACGAGGTCGCGCGCCTCGGCGATCAGCTCCTCGACGTGCTCGCCGCCGCGCACGAGAAGGGGATCGTCCACCGCGACATCAAGCCCGAGAACCTCTACGTCCTCGGCGACGGCACGCTGAAGGTCCTCGACTTCGGCATCGCCCACATCAAGGAGGGCGTCGCGAAGGCGGAGCCGACCGCGACCGGCCTCCTCCTCGGCACCCCCGACTTCATGTCGCCGGAGCAGGCGCAGGGCATGCGCGGCACGATCGATCCGCAGACCGACGTCTACGCCGTCGGCGCGACGCTGTTCACGCTGCTGTCGGGCGAAGCCGTGCACGTCGAGACCGCGCTCGGCACGCTCCTCCACGCGACCGCGTCGAAGCAAGCGCGCTCGCTCGCCGCGACGCGCGCGAAGGCCACGATCCCGGAGGAGCTCATCGCCGTCGTCGACAAGGCGCTCATGCTCCAGAAGGCGCAGCGCTGGGCGTCCGCGCGCGCGATGCAGGAGGGGCTCCGCAAGGCGATGCCGCCGACGCGCACGCAGGCGCTCCGCCCGATCAAGATCCCGCCCGTCGCGCCGCGCGTCGGCACCGCGTCCGCGAAGCCGCCGGCGCCGCTCGCGCCGGGCGTGAAGGCGACGCCGGTGAAGCCGCCGCGTCCGGCGCTCGAGGAGCCGAAGCCGCCGTCGGATCGCACGGTGATGGAGCTCCCCCGCGTCGAGGAGCCGAAGCCGCCGTCGGACCGCACGGTGATGGCGCTCCCGCGGATCGAGGAGCCGAAGCCGGCGTCGGATCGGACGGTGGTGCACGGCGGGCCGCTTCGAGGGCTCGCGGACGATCCCGCGTGGACGAAGCCGTTCGCGGAGGGCGAGCTCGACGGCGGGCACACCGTCGCGCTCGCCGACGCGCCGCCGCTCCCCGCCCCGCGCGCGAAGGCGCCGTCCGCGGTCGACGCGCAGGGCGAGACGCAGGCGGTCGATCCGGCGCTCCTCCCGATCCCTCCGCCGCCGCGCACGCCGTCGATCGCGCCGCCGCCGATGTCGCTCGCGCCGAACACGCCGCCGATGCACCAGCTGCCGCAACCGACGAACCCCGCCTACGCGCCGCCGGCGCCGCGCCACGCGTCGATGGCCCCGCCGCCGGGACATCACTCGATGCCGCCGCCGCCCGCTCCGCCTGGGCAGCAGTTCAATTCGTTCCCGCCGCCGGCGCCCGCGACGCCGCGCGGCGGCCAGGGCTACCGCGACCTCGGATCGGGCTCCTCGCCGCTCATGCCGAAGATGATCGCCGCCGAGCCGGAGAAGAGCGCGAAGCCGCGGAGCATCCTCGTCGCGGAGATCATCCTCGCCGCGCTCGTCGTGATCACGCTCTCGATCGGCGGCTGCCTCTTGCTGCGACGGTAG
- a CDS encoding TIGR04563 family protein: protein MSPVSRRPPLANDKDSISNLRSESSKTDKRKQSLYFPESMLQEIKEEAARLDRSLSWVVQRAWKISRLEIKKLPSVNEVEGGDDDDEG from the coding sequence ATGTCGCCCGTATCCAGGAGGCCTCCCTTGGCGAACGACAAGGACTCGATCAGCAACCTGCGCAGTGAGAGCTCCAAGACCGATAAGAGGAAGCAGAGCCTCTACTTCCCGGAGTCGATGCTCCAGGAAATCAAAGAGGAAGCGGCGCGCCTCGACCGCTCGTTGTCGTGGGTCGTCCAGCGCGCCTGGAAGATCTCGCGGCTCGAGATCAAGAAGCTGCCGAGCGTCAACGAAGTCGAAGGCGGCGACGACGACGACGAGGGCTGA
- a CDS encoding alpha/beta hydrolase: MSESTRPPSLPPPPSVQPTLLDPAEVQHTVTAEDGTRLWVRAKPAQGDGEKLPIQAVFCDGILCDGFIWKYLWNDVAEVCDVAHWHYRGHGRSGAPVDKDRLDIGAHAADLKSVRDDLGDRKVVIIGHSMGTQVALEEWRRYPKNVAGLVLICGSFGKVTQSFRGMPILDMILPKVMDIVDKQPDIARALWSRIPPEMALKAALIARDVDPGHVRREDMLPYLKHMTHVDFRMFLRMLRSAGEHTAEDWLGEIDVPVLVVAGEKDTFTPASLSESMVHRIPKAEMLMVTGGSHVAPIEQPELINPRIKQFLARVAAEP, translated from the coding sequence GTGAGCGAGAGCACACGTCCTCCGTCATTGCCTCCGCCGCCGTCGGTGCAGCCCACGCTGCTCGATCCGGCCGAGGTACAGCACACCGTCACGGCGGAGGACGGCACACGCCTATGGGTCAGGGCGAAGCCGGCGCAAGGTGACGGCGAGAAGCTGCCGATTCAGGCGGTCTTCTGCGACGGCATCCTCTGCGACGGCTTCATATGGAAGTACTTGTGGAACGACGTCGCGGAGGTCTGCGACGTCGCCCATTGGCACTACCGCGGTCACGGGCGGAGCGGAGCGCCGGTCGACAAGGACCGCCTCGACATCGGCGCGCACGCGGCCGACCTGAAGTCCGTCCGCGACGACCTCGGCGATCGGAAGGTCGTCATCATCGGTCACTCGATGGGCACGCAGGTCGCGCTCGAGGAGTGGCGTCGCTACCCGAAGAACGTCGCGGGCCTCGTGCTCATCTGCGGCAGCTTCGGCAAGGTGACGCAGTCGTTCCGCGGCATGCCCATCCTCGACATGATCCTCCCGAAGGTGATGGACATCGTCGACAAGCAGCCCGACATCGCGCGCGCGCTGTGGTCGCGCATCCCGCCGGAGATGGCGCTCAAGGCAGCCCTCATCGCGCGCGACGTCGATCCGGGCCACGTCCGCCGCGAGGACATGTTGCCGTACCTGAAGCACATGACCCACGTGGACTTCCGCATGTTCCTCCGCATGCTCCGCTCCGCGGGCGAGCACACGGCGGAGGACTGGCTCGGCGAGATCGACGTGCCGGTCCTCGTCGTCGCGGGCGAGAAGGACACGTTCACGCCGGCCTCGCTCTCGGAGTCGATGGTCCACCGCATCCCGAAGGCGGAGATGCTCATGGTGACAGGCGGCAGCCACGTCGCGCCGATCGAGCAGCCGGAGCTGATCAACCCTCGCATCAAGCAGTTCCTCGCGCGCGTCGCCGCCGAACCGTGA
- a CDS encoding HEPN domain-containing protein produces the protein MALIGLGLGRDAVSRAYYAAFHAACALLAQLGEQARTHRGVQRLLSTRVVATGRMDAAHLRTFQALQERRNIADYSVADVAPEEASVLVESARVFVEAARSLVSSD, from the coding sequence ATGGCCTTGATCGGTCTGGGGCTCGGCAGGGATGCGGTGAGCCGTGCCTACTACGCCGCGTTTCATGCGGCATGCGCGCTCCTCGCGCAACTCGGCGAACAGGCTCGAACGCATCGCGGTGTGCAGCGCCTGCTCTCCACCCGCGTGGTCGCGACCGGTCGAATGGACGCCGCGCACCTCCGCACGTTCCAAGCGCTGCAAGAACGGCGGAACATCGCGGACTACAGCGTTGCCGACGTCGCTCCGGAGGAGGCCTCCGTGCTCGTCGAGAGCGCGCGCGTGTTTGTCGAGGCCGCGCGGTCGTTGGTGTCGTCCGACTGA
- a CDS encoding LysR family transcriptional regulator: MRATPDDIVGMAFFARVVEAKSFRDAARSLGVSKSAVSARVARLEAALGLKLLHRTTRRLALTADGVRLYERCARLVAEADQAAEVAAGASAAPRGTLRVHASSALAGPIFARTIGEFTQAYPEVRVELRFIDRAPDPTPDPFDVAVVVSRRLADSGLVARKLATSRAVVCAAPAYLRRRGIPFRPQDLVHHDCLRLLHTEDWQFDTDEGRIPLPSARSLCSDDARFLRESVLAGLGIAVLPRFVVGDDLASGRLHAILEDFHANEVSILALHAHRRLASASVRAFVEHLAEVFGKTVSQPRAKPVAPPAQAKATRPRGASIPMTAQDVRRLSAVAAVYAETDPAGSARLRERLERLTVLAADAIPRSAVTMSSRVTLREGAREREVSLVYPWDAAAADRVSVLSDLGAVLLGAKVGSTVSSQRITAIPYQPEAAGDHHL, encoded by the coding sequence GTGCGTGCGACGCCGGACGACATCGTGGGGATGGCGTTCTTCGCGCGGGTGGTCGAGGCGAAGTCGTTTCGGGACGCGGCGCGCTCGCTCGGGGTCTCGAAGTCGGCGGTGAGCGCGCGCGTGGCGCGGCTCGAGGCGGCGCTCGGTCTGAAGCTGCTCCATCGCACGACGCGGCGGCTCGCGCTGACCGCCGACGGCGTGCGGCTCTACGAGCGGTGCGCGCGCCTCGTCGCGGAGGCGGACCAGGCGGCGGAGGTCGCCGCCGGCGCGAGCGCGGCGCCGCGCGGGACCTTGCGCGTGCACGCGTCGTCGGCGCTCGCGGGTCCGATCTTCGCGCGGACGATCGGCGAGTTCACGCAGGCGTACCCCGAGGTCCGGGTCGAGCTCCGCTTCATCGACCGCGCGCCGGATCCGACGCCGGATCCGTTCGACGTCGCCGTCGTCGTCTCGCGGCGCCTCGCCGACTCCGGCCTCGTCGCGCGGAAGCTCGCGACGTCGCGCGCGGTCGTCTGCGCCGCCCCCGCCTACCTTCGCCGCCGCGGGATCCCGTTCCGCCCGCAGGACCTCGTGCATCACGACTGCCTGCGCCTCCTCCACACGGAGGACTGGCAGTTCGACACGGACGAAGGGCGGATCCCGCTGCCGAGCGCGCGGAGCCTCTGCTCCGACGACGCGCGCTTCCTCCGCGAGTCCGTCCTCGCCGGCCTCGGCATCGCGGTGCTCCCGCGCTTCGTCGTCGGCGACGACCTCGCGAGCGGCCGCCTCCACGCGATCCTCGAGGACTTCCACGCGAACGAGGTCTCGATCCTCGCGCTCCACGCCCATCGCCGCCTCGCGTCGGCGAGCGTGCGCGCGTTCGTGGAGCACCTCGCGGAGGTGTTCGGCAAGACGGTCTCGCAGCCGCGCGCGAAGCCCGTGGCGCCGCCGGCACAGGCGAAGGCGACGCGGCCTCGCGGGGCGTCGATCCCGATGACGGCGCAGGACGTCCGTCGCCTGAGCGCGGTAGCGGCGGTCTACGCGGAGACGGACCCCGCCGGCAGCGCGCGGCTGCGCGAGCGCCTCGAGCGCCTCACCGTCCTCGCCGCGGACGCGATCCCGCGCTCCGCGGTGACGATGAGCTCCCGCGTCACGCTGCGCGAAGGCGCGCGCGAGCGCGAGGTCTCGCTCGTGTACCCGTGGGACGCCGCCGCCGCCGATCGCGTGTCGGTCCTCTCCGATCTCGGCGCCGTGCTCCTCGGCGCGAAGGTCGGCTCCACGGTTTCATCGCAGCGCATCACCGCGATCCCCTACCAACCCGAGGCAGCGGGCGACCACCACCTCTGA
- a CDS encoding nucleotidyltransferase domain-containing protein, with protein sequence MTSREELNAYDLGLPLPLAPLEERRHRVPPEVVLLLKTRKERAMRLLGERFREMRLFGSYARGQFNEDSDVDVLVVTAPLAPGERARVVGEVACTTPEGLIVSPIVLSDVELDELRRREALLVQDIDREGITL encoded by the coding sequence GTGACGTCTCGCGAGGAGCTCAACGCCTACGATCTGGGGTTGCCCCTGCCGCTCGCTCCGCTCGAGGAGCGTCGTCATCGCGTGCCACCGGAGGTCGTTCTGCTCCTGAAGACGCGGAAAGAGCGGGCCATGCGGCTGCTTGGCGAGCGATTCCGCGAGATGCGATTGTTCGGCTCGTACGCGCGGGGGCAGTTCAACGAGGACTCCGACGTCGACGTGTTGGTGGTGACGGCGCCGCTCGCGCCGGGCGAGCGCGCACGCGTCGTCGGCGAGGTCGCCTGCACGACCCCGGAGGGGCTCATCGTCAGCCCGATCGTCCTCAGCGACGTGGAGCTGGACGAGCTCCGACGACGCGAGGCATTGCTGGTGCAGGACATCGACCGCGAGGGAATCACCTTGTGA
- a CDS encoding succinylglutamate desuccinylase/aspartoacylase family protein: MTLHYHPDWTSPDLAAAARGPDVPAGRIIGQIVGEHAGPTLIVVCGIHGNERAGVLAAKRVFATLERRKSRIRGEIVAISGNLAAMRLGLRHQVRDLNRVWTDARVADLEERAAKGADLDAEDKEQLEMLREIRAGIARARGPVHLIDLHTTSAQGFPFILFGDTLRQRKFATAIPLPILMGLEEHLDGVLSAYWSTQGLITMGCEGGQHDDPGSVDNLEAVVLLGAESAGLFGAGTIIETSAAFALCERRRGDLPHIMEVISRRAITRDDEFVMEPGFANLAPVRAGRLLARDKNGEIRAPRDGIVILPLYQAQGSEGFFWGREISPARLRLSEALRKVQVDRFLKFLPGVERTAVAKDGKGKTRLTVDTKLAAFYPRDMFHLLGFRRIRNQEAVWLVERPPEG, encoded by the coding sequence ATGACGCTGCACTACCACCCGGACTGGACCTCTCCCGACCTCGCCGCCGCCGCGCGCGGCCCCGACGTGCCCGCCGGCCGCATCATCGGCCAGATCGTGGGCGAGCACGCGGGCCCCACGCTCATCGTGGTGTGCGGCATCCACGGCAACGAGCGCGCGGGCGTCCTCGCGGCGAAGCGCGTCTTCGCCACGCTCGAACGCCGCAAGAGCCGCATCCGGGGCGAGATCGTCGCCATCTCCGGCAACCTCGCCGCGATGCGCCTCGGCCTCCGTCATCAGGTGCGCGACTTGAACCGCGTCTGGACGGACGCGCGCGTCGCGGACCTGGAGGAGCGCGCCGCCAAGGGCGCCGACCTCGACGCGGAGGACAAGGAGCAGCTCGAGATGCTCCGCGAGATCCGCGCCGGCATCGCGCGCGCGCGCGGCCCGGTGCATCTCATCGATCTCCACACCACGAGCGCGCAGGGCTTCCCGTTCATCCTGTTCGGCGACACGCTCCGCCAGCGCAAGTTCGCGACCGCGATCCCGCTCCCGATCCTGATGGGCCTCGAGGAGCACCTCGACGGCGTGCTCTCGGCGTACTGGTCGACGCAGGGCCTGATCACGATGGGCTGCGAGGGCGGCCAGCACGACGATCCGGGCTCGGTGGACAACCTGGAGGCGGTCGTCCTCCTCGGCGCCGAGTCGGCGGGCCTCTTCGGCGCGGGGACGATCATCGAGACGAGCGCGGCGTTCGCGCTGTGCGAGCGCCGTCGCGGCGATCTCCCGCACATCATGGAGGTCATCTCGCGCCGCGCGATCACGAGGGACGACGAGTTCGTGATGGAGCCGGGCTTCGCGAACCTGGCCCCGGTCCGCGCCGGCCGCCTGCTCGCGCGCGACAAGAACGGCGAGATCCGCGCCCCGCGCGACGGCATCGTGATCCTCCCGCTCTACCAGGCGCAGGGCAGCGAGGGCTTCTTCTGGGGCCGCGAGATCAGCCCGGCGCGTCTGCGTCTCTCGGAGGCGCTCCGCAAGGTGCAGGTCGATCGCTTCCTCAAGTTCCTCCCCGGCGTCGAGCGCACCGCGGTCGCGAAGGACGGCAAGGGCAAGACGCGCCTCACGGTCGACACGAAGCTCGCCGCGTTCTACCCGCGCGACATGTTCCACCTCCTGGGCTTCCGCCGCATCCGCAACCAAGAGGCGGTCTGGCTGGTGGAGCGCCCCCCGGAGGGGTGA
- a CDS encoding hemerythrin domain-containing protein, whose product MMPLIRRWLSLPEDEADVVSVLIEGHDRIRDFVELAVVVGERGELGSPELVEDVQRIERYFSKSYPLHVADEETSVLPRLRGRSSRIDAALYRMQEQHRVHEHMIRRLCAQASALSIDPKDAVARDAIGAVARPLRALMEDHLHGEAKVVFPAVRTHFTPAEQRTIRREMIDRRRA is encoded by the coding sequence ATGATGCCCCTCATCCGTCGCTGGCTCTCGCTCCCCGAAGACGAGGCCGACGTCGTGAGCGTCCTCATCGAGGGCCACGATCGCATTCGCGACTTCGTCGAGCTCGCCGTCGTCGTCGGCGAACGAGGCGAGCTCGGCTCACCGGAGCTGGTCGAGGACGTCCAGCGCATCGAGCGGTACTTCTCGAAGTCGTACCCGCTCCACGTCGCCGACGAGGAGACGAGCGTGCTGCCGCGCCTCCGCGGCCGCTCCTCCCGCATCGACGCCGCGCTCTACCGGATGCAGGAGCAGCATCGCGTGCACGAGCACATGATCCGCCGCCTCTGCGCGCAGGCGAGCGCGCTCTCGATCGATCCGAAGGACGCGGTCGCCCGCGACGCGATCGGCGCCGTCGCGCGCCCGCTCCGCGCGCTGATGGAGGACCACCTCCACGGCGAAGCGAAGGTCGTGTTCCCCGCCGTCCGCACGCACTTCACGCCGGCCGAGCAGCGCACGATCCGCCGCGAGATGATCGATCGACGCCGCGCCTGA